A region of the Cyanobium usitatum str. Tous genome:
CAGCACTAGGCGCCGCTTAGCCACACCCTCGGGGCGGTAGGTGAGGTGGATGAACTTCGGCGCCAGGTCTGAGCCCTGGGCCACCGCCAGGTAGGAGCCCATGCCCAGGGCGGCGCAGTCGTCCCTCTCCAGCACCGTCAGCTCTAGACCGAAATCCCGGGAGAGGGCAGCGGCGGTGTCGGCCAGGTGCTGGGGCGTGGCCACGTTGGGAGGAGCAGCCACCAGCTCCCGGGCCAGTTCGACGCCGGCGCAGTTGGCTGCCACTGCCGCCAGGGCGGGAGCGGCGCTTGCGGCCACCCCGATCAGACTGATCGTCCCAGGGAGGCTGCGGGGCTCGGACTCCCCCTTGAAGCGCTGGTCGCTGAACAGGGCCAGGCGGCTGGCCTCAGCCATGGCCTGGGCCGCAGCACCTGCTGCCAAGGCCTCGATCGGCATGGCCATGGCTAGATGGCTTGCGCCAGCGGCAGCAGCAGCTTGGCTGGCGGCGGCGCAGGCCCGGCGCAGGCCGGCCAGGTTGAAGTCGGCCGGAGCCCCCAGACCCACCAGGATCAGGGTATGGGGGCTGGCATCTAGGCGATCGAGGCTGAGGCATTGGCCGGGCTTAGCTTTGAAGCGCCTTTGCTCCAGGCGACTCGTCAGCGACTGCCCCATGGCGGCGGTGAGCTGCTCGAGCTGGGGGTGGTCGGGGCGATCTTCGGCACCGGCGAACAGGCCCACGGCCAGGCAGTCACCATCGAAATGGTCCAGGGCCGCAGGTAGGACGTCGGAGATGCAGCGAAAGTCCATGGAGCGGCCGAGGTTGGGCGAGATCGTAGCCAGCTCGGCCAGCCCAACTCACCTAAGCGGGAGCGGCTTGAAACGGCGTGGCCCAGCGGCTGCGGGTTTCCTTGTTGAAGGGCGGCAGCCAGCGCTGAATCAAGGCCTGCTCCAGGGCCCGGCGCGGCCGGATGGCGGCGGGCACATCTAGCCAAAAGCGAATGCTGGTTTGGCAGCCCAGGCCCGCTTTCAGCAGGGCTTCGCTGTAGGCGGCCAGATAGGCCTTGCAGTCGTGTTCGCCTTTCCAGCGCCGATCTGCCTGGCCGGTTTCACCCACATAGAGCAGCAGGGGCTGGCCTAGAGCGGCGGGCCGATCTGTCACAAGATAAAGGGCTGCCCCCTGCTGGGGTGCGGCGGGCCAGCGCCAGAAAGAAAGGGCCTGGGGGGTGAGCTGCAGGGGGTTGAAGGCCTGGGCTATCTCGGCAGGCGTTGCGGGGCTACTGGCAAACAGCGAAACCTGCGCGGCACCACCAGCCTGGTTGCTCCACAGGGGCTGCTGGTGGGCGGCGAGGCGGTTCTGCCAGTCGAGAAGCTGCGAGGCTTGCAGGGGCAGATCAGGGGCATCGGCGCGGCCAGCGCTCCCCAACTGGCTGGCCGTAAATAATTCGCCTTGACGCGCCATCGCTTCAGGCCCCCGTGCTGGGGGGCAGTGCTGGGCCGGCGGGGCCTTGCCTGAAGCTCACCTTGCCAATCCAGCTTTCCACCAGGTCGGCGGGAAATTGCAGCCGCTGTTGCAGGTCTGCCAGATCGCGAAAGGGGCTGCGCCTGCGTTCACGCAGCAGTCGGCTGAGCCTGGGCGGATCGAGCCCCAGCCCTGCTAGCTCCTGGCTGGAAGCCTGGTTGAGATCCACCCGGGCAGTGGATTGCAAAGGCGCTGCTGGCTCGCCGTACCAGCGAAATTCCAGCAAGGGCAGCCAGCCCCGCACCAGCGCAGCGGAGAGATCCAGCACCCGTTGTAGATCGTCGGCACAGCTGAGCTGGATGCCGCCCGCCTGCAGCCTCAGCAGCAGGTCCACTTGGTCGGCAGCGATGCCCGGCAGCCGCAGCCAGTCGGCAGCGGTGGCGCGGTTCACATCAAGCCGCCAGCCCAGGGCAGCGGCCCGCTCCACGGCCCCAGCATCCTCGAGCTTGAGAGCTGGGTTTTGTTGCAGCTTCAGGGCCAGCAACTCCCGCTCCACCAGCTCCCTTTGGACCAGCTCGCTTTGAACCCCCTCCGGCTCCGCCGCTGCATCGGCAGGTGCAGCAGGGCGCGATGCCGCCGGGATTTGGCCAGTGGCCCTCAGCAGCTGACGCGCAAAGGGATCCAACCAGTGCCGCTTGGCCATGGCGGAATGCCACCGCATCAAAATTGCTTCGAACCTAGCGGGGGTCTCACTCTTGAGGCCAATCGATTAAGCCCCAGCGCATGCCGAGCACGGCGGCATGGGTGCGGTCGCGGGCCTGGAGTTTGCTGCAGAGGGA
Encoded here:
- a CDS encoding leucyl aminopeptidase, with the protein product MDFRCISDVLPAALDHFDGDCLAVGLFAGAEDRPDHPQLEQLTAAMGQSLTSRLEQRRFKAKPGQCLSLDRLDASPHTLILVGLGAPADFNLAGLRRACAAASQAAAAAGASHLAMAMPIEALAAGAAAQAMAEASRLALFSDQRFKGESEPRSLPGTISLIGVAASAAPALAAVAANCAGVELARELVAAPPNVATPQHLADTAAALSRDFGLELTVLERDDCAALGMGSYLAVAQGSDLAPKFIHLTYRPEGVAKRRLVLVGKGLTFDSGGYNLKTAGSQIEMMKYDMGGSAAVLGAMRAIAEHKPAGVEVHMIVAACENMISGGAIHPGAIVTASNGKTIEINNTDAEGRLTLADALVYACKLQPDAVVDLATLTGACVIALGDEMAGLWSNNDALADALLGASEASGEGLWRMPLRASYKAGLKSQFADLKNTGPRPGGSITAALFLQDFVTPKLPWAHLDIAGTVWSDKGRGQDPAGATGFGVRTLVNWVCSGAPLEAAA
- a CDS encoding GIY-YIG nuclease family protein encodes the protein MARQGELFTASQLGSAGRADAPDLPLQASQLLDWQNRLAAHQQPLWSNQAGGAAQVSLFASSPATPAEIAQAFNPLQLTPQALSFWRWPAAPQQGAALYLVTDRPAALGQPLLLYVGETGQADRRWKGEHDCKAYLAAYSEALLKAGLGCQTSIRFWLDVPAAIRPRRALEQALIQRWLPPFNKETRSRWATPFQAAPA